One stretch of Clavelina lepadiformis chromosome 6, kaClaLepa1.1, whole genome shotgun sequence DNA includes these proteins:
- the LOC143462424 gene encoding uncharacterized protein LOC143462424 isoform X2 codes for MRHFYFSMMSDKLPCLNLCALEGEEMQTKTAIWFMHMKLMVHRNCDGGGILYHKDRI; via the exons ATGCGACACTTCT ACTTCTCAATGATGTCAGATAAATTACCATGTTTGAACTTGTGTGCCCTGGAAGGAGAGGAAATGCAGACGAAAACAGCAATATGGTTCATGCACATGAAATTAATGGTACATAGAAACTGTGACGGTGGGGGCATATTATACCATAAAGATCGAATATAA
- the LOC143462424 gene encoding uncharacterized protein LOC143462424 isoform X1 has protein sequence MFSKLHFLKTLEHAVDSHFPPKTLPQSNVMSTSVPIIMSKLLYIFLVIKTKSIGHCNKLHLITANKACYSRGQTHANVIAHFFYLRHAREMRHFYFSMMSDKLPCLNLCALEGEEMQTKTAIWFMHMKLMVHRNCDGGGILYHKDRI, from the exons ATGTTTTCTAAATTGCATTTTCTTAAGACATTAGAACACGCTGTTGATAGTCATTTTCCCCCTAAAACATTACCGCAATCGAACGTTATGTCCACGAGTGTTCCAATAATCATGagcaaactattgtatatatttttagtCATCAAGACAAAGTCCATTGGACATTGCAACAAACTGCATCTTATTACCGCGAACAAGGCTTGCTACAGCCGCGGACAGACACACGCAAACGTGATCGctcattttttttatcttcgaCACGCAAGGGAAATGCGACACTTCT ACTTCTCAATGATGTCAGATAAATTACCATGTTTGAACTTGTGTGCCCTGGAAGGAGAGGAAATGCAGACGAAAACAGCAATATGGTTCATGCACATGAAATTAATGGTACATAGAAACTGTGACGGTGGGGGCATATTATACCATAAAGATCGAATATAA